In Periplaneta americana isolate PAMFEO1 chromosome 3, P.americana_PAMFEO1_priV1, whole genome shotgun sequence, the following are encoded in one genomic region:
- the LOC138697066 gene encoding uncharacterized protein — MHHSFTNEVLQDVKKVTENNSGLKSPTSVADIKETLTNKKTVRFQLSVKEDKTALEPSSKSADKDTVTNKLAPEAQDSALQKSLQEHHDRCLEAMKIFPYFSALDNDQLKECCNLSKLEKYGPQETILGDGRGKINFVYFILNGQCRVIEHMELAGHENNGRNRFRLHSEDMPLGVNEHLQVYFMQVCLLEKAGCFAIGENLKDRSVIAVTEVECLLCSRHWLMKHSKANIWQRIVNFLNAHLPSKEDIFTEFLVQRKWLKYRHNLVKNILIKNDIKRTSSFHNVPYSVRIMDGVKLYNE; from the exons ATGCATCATTCATTTACAAATGAAGTGCTGCAAGATGTAAAGAAAGTAACTGAAAATAACAGTGGTTTAAAATCTCCTACATCAGTTGCTGATATAAAAGAAACGTTAACTAACAAGAAAACTGTTAGGTTTCAGCTGAGTGTGAAAGAAGATAAGACAGCATTGGAACCTAGTTCAAAGAGTGCTGATAAAGATACTGTAACCAACAAGTTGGCACCAGAAGCACAGGATAG TGCATTGCAGAAGTCTCTCCAGGAGCACCATGATCGATGTCTAGAAGCTATGAAAATATTCCCATATTTTTCTGCATTAGATAATGATCAGCTGAAAGAATGTTGCAACCTGTCAAAGCTAGAGAAATATGGACCACAGGAGACAATATTAG GTGATGGTCGGGGCAAAATAAACTTCGTATACTTCATACTAAATGGCCAGTGCAGGGTGATCGAACACATGGAGCTTGCTGGGCATGAAAATAATGGACGTAATCGTTTTCGTCTTCATTCCGAGGACATGCCATTGGGAGTTAACGAGCATTTGCAAGTGTACTTCATGCAAGTGTGTCTTTTGGAAAAGGCAGGATGTTTTGCAATTG GGGAAAACCTGAAAGACAGAAGTGTCATTGctgtaactgaagtggaatgcttGCTGTGCTCACGTCACTGGCTCATGAAGCATAGCAAAGCTAATATATGGCAGAGAATTGTGAATTTCCTGAACGCACATCTCCCGAGTAAAGAAGATATATTTACAGAATTTCTGGTTCAGAGAAAATGGCTGAAATATCGACACAATCTCGTGAAAAACATCTTAATAAAAAATGATATTAAAAGAACTTCATCATTTCATAATGTCCCATATTCCGTTAGGATTATGGATGGTGTAAAGTTGTATAATGAATGA